From the Cohaesibacter sp. ES.047 genome, one window contains:
- the mgrA gene encoding L-glyceraldehyde 3-phosphate reductase, whose product MTYVPNEKRYDTMIYRRCGKSGLKLPVVSLGLWHNFGDDTPHKTKQAICRAAFDSGITHFDLANNYGPPKGSAESAFGELLRTDFAAHRDEMIISSKAGYDMWEGPYGEWGSRKYLIASCEQSLKRMGVDYVDIFYSHRFDPDTPLEETMGALDTLVRQGKALYVGISSYKSDRTREAVRILNELGTPCLIHQPAYNMLNRWVERDGLKDTLKELGVGSIAFTPLAQGMLTNKYLKGIPEGSRATQGKSLKPTMVSEQAIANLNKLNDIAKRRGQTLAQMAIAWVLRDEGITTALIGASRPEQVLDCAKVIENLDFTAEELAEIDQYAQDEDINIWAKSSDL is encoded by the coding sequence ATGACATATGTTCCAAACGAAAAACGATATGACACGATGATTTACCGCCGTTGTGGAAAGTCAGGCCTGAAACTTCCTGTGGTTTCGCTGGGGCTTTGGCACAATTTTGGTGATGATACACCGCATAAAACCAAACAGGCGATCTGCCGGGCGGCTTTTGACAGTGGCATCACCCATTTTGATCTGGCCAACAATTACGGCCCGCCCAAAGGCTCAGCCGAGTCTGCGTTCGGTGAGCTGCTGCGTACCGATTTTGCCGCGCATCGCGATGAGATGATCATCTCGTCCAAGGCGGGGTATGACATGTGGGAAGGACCTTACGGGGAATGGGGCAGCCGTAAGTATCTCATCGCGTCCTGCGAACAGTCCTTGAAACGCATGGGCGTCGATTATGTCGACATCTTCTACTCGCATCGTTTCGACCCCGATACGCCTTTGGAAGAGACCATGGGTGCGCTTGATACGCTGGTTCGTCAGGGCAAGGCGCTCTATGTGGGTATCTCGTCCTACAAATCTGACCGGACGCGGGAAGCGGTGCGGATCCTCAATGAGTTGGGCACCCCCTGTCTCATTCATCAGCCCGCCTACAACATGCTCAATCGCTGGGTCGAGCGCGATGGTCTGAAGGACACGCTCAAGGAGCTGGGCGTCGGCTCGATCGCCTTCACGCCGCTCGCACAGGGGATGCTGACCAATAAATATCTTAAAGGCATTCCGGAAGGCTCGCGGGCGACACAGGGCAAGTCGCTCAAGCCGACCATGGTGTCGGAACAGGCGATTGCCAATCTCAACAAGCTCAATGACATCGCCAAGCGGCGCGGTCAGACCCTTGCTCAGATGGCCATTGCCTGGGTGCTGCGCGATGAAGGCATCACCACCGCATTGATCGGGGCGTCCCGACCGGAACAGGTTCTGGATTGTGCCAAGGTGATCGAGAATCTCGACTTCACGGCTGAAGAGCTGGCCGAGATTGATCAATATGCGCAGGATGAAGATATCAACATCTGGGCCAAGTCTTCCGACCTCTAG
- a CDS encoding DUF1989 domain-containing protein, producing the protein MTQIAPVDADARRAVKPVICYPTDTLPKPDMALYEAARSGLTKVGDVVVPPREAAYIEVPAGHFLRIVSIEGPQVGDLNLFSGSDLAERFYSGKTRALHGTHVTTGDQLWSSFPYMRPMATIVADTLDWYGIDEFGASVHDVIGTRCDPYTGRLLNGRDYHHCCHSNLIRSLSDAVGLGVIEAEVLVHDVLNVFMCTGFTRDTGQYFMKQSPVRPGDYLELFAEIDLLAVMSACPGGDCSSEHSSDTANCHPLLMEVYKPRDDALEGWSSPAKNQYDRTHGR; encoded by the coding sequence ATGACCCAAATTGCCCCCGTCGACGCCGACGCCCGGCGTGCCGTCAAACCGGTGATCTGTTATCCGACCGACACCCTGCCCAAGCCAGACATGGCGCTCTATGAAGCAGCGCGATCGGGCCTTACGAAAGTGGGCGACGTGGTGGTGCCGCCGCGTGAAGCCGCCTATATCGAGGTCCCGGCAGGGCATTTCCTGAGGATTGTCAGCATTGAGGGGCCGCAGGTTGGCGATCTCAATCTATTCAGCGGCTCCGATCTTGCCGAGCGCTTCTATTCGGGCAAGACACGGGCGCTGCATGGCACGCACGTGACGACCGGGGATCAGCTATGGTCCTCATTTCCCTATATGCGGCCCATGGCCACCATCGTTGCGGACACGCTTGACTGGTATGGCATCGATGAATTTGGCGCCTCCGTGCATGATGTGATCGGCACGCGATGTGATCCCTACACCGGCCGCCTGCTCAATGGGCGCGATTATCACCATTGCTGTCATTCCAACCTGATCCGCTCGCTCAGCGATGCCGTTGGTCTCGGTGTGATCGAAGCCGAGGTGCTGGTGCATGATGTGCTCAATGTCTTCATGTGCACAGGTTTCACGCGCGATACGGGTCAATATTTCATGAAACAGAGCCCGGTGCGCCCTGGCGACTATCTCGAGCTGTTTGCCGAGATTGATCTGCTGGCGGTCATGAGCGCCTGTCCGGGCGGCGATTGCTCATCGGAACATTCAAGCGATACAGCCAACTGCCATCCGCTGTTGATGGAGGTCTACAAGCCTCGGGATGATGCGCTAGAGGGCTGGTCATCGCCAGCCAAGAACCAATATGATCGAACACACGGAAGATAA
- a CDS encoding GNAT family N-acetyltransferase: MIRKFTSEDKDAAIALWRSASDLAHSFLPADFMEEAERLTRDTYLDLAETWVYEIDGKVVGFIGLLDNLVGGLFVDPLHHGKGIGRALVDKGVEEKGALVVEVFVDNSIGRGFYAAYGFTGNKQVTDPNSGFPLLQLTYEPKS; the protein is encoded by the coding sequence ATGATCCGAAAATTTACATCAGAAGACAAAGACGCGGCAATTGCGCTTTGGCGCTCTGCCAGTGATCTGGCGCATTCCTTTTTGCCTGCAGACTTCATGGAAGAGGCCGAGCGGCTGACCCGCGATACCTATCTCGATCTGGCCGAAACCTGGGTCTATGAAATCGATGGCAAGGTCGTTGGCTTCATCGGTCTTCTCGACAATCTCGTCGGTGGCCTTTTCGTCGACCCGCTGCATCACGGCAAGGGGATCGGACGCGCCCTCGTTGACAAGGGCGTCGAAGAGAAAGGCGCGCTGGTTGTTGAAGTCTTCGTCGATAATTCCATCGGTCGCGGGTTTTATGCCGCTTATGGGTTTACGGGCAACAAGCAGGTGACTGACCCCAATTCTGGCTTCCCTCTGCTCCAACTGACGTACGAGCCAAAGAGCTAG